A single region of the Streptomyces sp. NBC_01803 genome encodes:
- the recD2 gene encoding SF1B family DNA helicase RecD2, which produces MSQTVAVLEGVLERITYSNDENGYTVARVDTGRGGDELLTVVGSLLGAQVGESLRMTGRWGSHPQYGRQFTVENYTTVLPATVQGIQRYLGSGLIKGIGPKTAERIVEHFGAETLEVIEADARRLIAVPGLGPKRTALIAAAWEEQKAIKEVMVFLQSVEVSTSIAVRIYKKYGDASISVVKNQPYRLAADVWGIGFLTADRIARAVGIPQDSPERVKAGLRYALSQATDQGHCYLPEERLIADAVKLLQVDTGLVIDCLGELAADPEGVVREAVPDPDGPDGPEGKATAVYLVPFHRAELSLAGQVRRLLASEEDRLAAFRDVDWEKALAWLARRTGAELAAEQEQAVRLALTEKVAVLTGGPGCGKSFTVRSVVELARARRAKVLLAAPTGRAAKRLAELTGAEASTVHRLLELKPGGDAAYDRDRPLDADLVVVDEASMLDLLLANKLVKAVAPGAHLLLVGDVDQLPSVGAGEVLRDLLAPGGPVPAVRLTRIFRQARESGVVTNAHRINSGMPPVTQGLSDFFLFVEEDTEEAGKLAVDVAARRVPEKFGLDPRRDVQVLTPMHRGPAGAGVLNGLLQQAITPARPGLPEKRFGGRVFRVGDKVTQIRNNYEKGANGVFNGTVGVVTGLDVDDQRLTVRTDEDEEVAYDFGELDELAHAYAVTIHRSQGSEYPCVVIPVTVSAWMMLQRNLLYTAVTRAKRLVVLVGSRRALGQAVRSVSAGRRCTALDARLAGGIIP; this is translated from the coding sequence ATGTCGCAGACCGTCGCGGTGCTTGAGGGAGTCCTTGAGCGCATCACATACTCCAACGACGAGAACGGGTACACCGTCGCCCGTGTCGACACCGGGCGCGGCGGGGACGAGCTGCTGACGGTGGTCGGCTCGCTGCTGGGCGCGCAGGTGGGCGAGTCGCTGCGGATGACGGGCCGGTGGGGCTCCCATCCGCAGTACGGCCGCCAGTTCACCGTGGAGAACTACACGACGGTGCTGCCCGCGACCGTGCAGGGCATCCAGCGCTATCTGGGCTCCGGGCTGATCAAGGGCATCGGCCCGAAGACCGCCGAGCGCATCGTGGAGCACTTCGGCGCCGAGACGCTGGAGGTCATCGAGGCCGATGCGCGGCGCCTGATCGCCGTGCCGGGCCTGGGCCCGAAGCGCACGGCGCTGATCGCGGCGGCCTGGGAGGAGCAGAAGGCCATCAAGGAGGTCATGGTCTTCCTCCAGAGCGTCGAGGTCTCCACCTCCATCGCCGTGCGGATCTACAAGAAGTACGGCGACGCGTCGATCTCCGTCGTGAAGAACCAGCCGTACCGGCTGGCGGCCGACGTGTGGGGCATCGGTTTCCTGACCGCCGACCGCATCGCGCGGGCCGTGGGCATACCGCAGGACAGCCCCGAGCGGGTGAAGGCCGGGCTGCGGTACGCGTTGTCGCAGGCGACGGACCAGGGGCACTGCTATCTGCCCGAGGAGCGGCTGATCGCGGACGCGGTGAAGCTGCTCCAGGTCGACACCGGCCTGGTCATCGACTGCCTGGGCGAGCTGGCCGCGGACCCCGAGGGCGTGGTGCGGGAGGCGGTGCCCGATCCGGACGGTCCCGACGGCCCGGAGGGGAAGGCGACGGCGGTCTACCTGGTGCCGTTCCACCGGGCCGAGTTGTCGCTGGCCGGGCAGGTGCGGCGGCTGCTGGCGAGCGAGGAGGACCGGCTGGCCGCGTTCCGCGACGTGGACTGGGAGAAGGCGCTGGCCTGGCTGGCGCGACGGACCGGGGCCGAGCTGGCCGCCGAGCAGGAGCAGGCGGTGCGGCTGGCGCTGACCGAGAAGGTGGCGGTGCTGACCGGCGGCCCGGGCTGCGGGAAGTCGTTCACCGTGCGGTCCGTGGTGGAGCTGGCGCGCGCCCGGCGGGCCAAGGTGCTGCTGGCCGCGCCGACCGGGCGGGCCGCCAAGCGGCTCGCCGAGCTGACCGGGGCCGAGGCGTCCACGGTGCACCGGCTGCTGGAGCTGAAGCCGGGCGGGGACGCGGCGTACGACCGGGACCGGCCGCTGGACGCGGATCTCGTGGTGGTGGACGAGGCGTCGATGCTCGACCTGTTGCTGGCGAACAAGCTGGTGAAGGCGGTCGCGCCGGGAGCGCATCTGCTGCTGGTGGGGGACGTGGACCAGCTGCCCTCGGTCGGCGCGGGTGAGGTGCTGCGCGATCTGCTGGCGCCGGGCGGGCCGGTCCCGGCGGTGCGGCTGACGCGGATCTTCCGGCAGGCGCGGGAGTCGGGCGTGGTGACCAACGCGCACCGGATCAACTCGGGGATGCCGCCGGTGACCCAGGGGCTGTCCGACTTCTTCCTCTTCGTGGAGGAGGACACCGAGGAGGCGGGGAAGCTCGCGGTCGACGTGGCGGCGCGGCGCGTCCCCGAGAAGTTCGGCCTGGACCCGCGGCGGGACGTGCAGGTGCTGACGCCGATGCACCGGGGGCCCGCGGGCGCCGGGGTGCTCAACGGGCTGCTCCAGCAGGCGATCACGCCGGCCCGGCCGGGGCTGCCGGAGAAGCGGTTCGGCGGGCGGGTTTTCCGCGTCGGCGACAAAGTCACCCAAATCCGTAACAACTATGAGAAAGGCGCCAATGGCGTCTTCAACGGCACGGTCGGTGTGGTGACCGGGCTCGACGTGGACGATCAGCGGCTGACCGTGCGGACGGACGAGGACGAGGAGGTGGCGTACGACTTCGGCGAGCTGGACGAGTTGGCCCACGCCTATGCCGTCACCATTCACCGTTCCCAGGGCAGTGAGTATCCCTGCGTGGTCATTCCGGTCACGGTGAGCGCATGGATGATGCTTCAGCGAAATCTGCTGTATACCGCTGTGACACGAGCTAAGCGACTTGTCGTGCTCGTGGGGTCACGCCGCGCGCTCGGTCAGGCCGTCCGGAGCGTTTCCGCAGGTCGTCGCTGCACGGCGCTGGACGCGCGGCTGGCCGGGGGGATTATTCCGTAA
- a CDS encoding citrate synthase, with the protein MSENRYGDNADNAVVVRYGDGEYRYPLVDSTVGDRGFDIGKLRAQTGLVTLDSGYGNTAACKSAITYLDGEKGILRYRGYPIEQLAEHGTFLETAYLLIHGELPTVDELASFRNEITQHTLLHEDVKRFYDGFPRDAHPMAMLSSVVSALSTFYQDSHNPFDERQRHLSTIRLLAKLPTIAAYAFKKAIGHPMVYPRNDLGYVENFLRMTFSVPAEEYVADPVVASALDKLFILHADHEQNCSASTVRIVGSSQANLFVSISAGVNALWGPLHGGANAAVLDMLEGIQKDGGDVDAFIRKVKNKESGVRLMGFGHRVYKSFDPRAKIIKAAAHDVLSALGKSDELLDIALALEEHALSDDYFVSRNLYPNVDFYTGLIYRAMGFPTSMFTVLFALGRLPGWIAQWHEMITDPSTRIGRPRQVYTGIVERDYKPVEQR; encoded by the coding sequence GTGAGCGAAAACCGCTACGGCGACAATGCAGACAATGCAGTAGTAGTGCGGTACGGAGACGGCGAGTACCGCTACCCGCTGGTGGACAGCACGGTCGGTGACCGGGGCTTCGACATCGGCAAGCTGCGTGCCCAGACCGGTCTGGTGACCCTGGACTCCGGTTACGGCAACACCGCGGCGTGCAAATCGGCCATCACGTACCTCGACGGGGAGAAAGGCATCCTCCGCTACCGGGGGTACCCGATCGAGCAGCTCGCGGAGCACGGCACGTTCCTGGAGACCGCATACCTGCTGATCCACGGTGAGCTTCCCACCGTGGACGAGCTGGCCAGCTTCCGGAACGAGATCACGCAGCACACGCTCCTGCACGAGGACGTCAAGCGCTTCTACGACGGCTTCCCCCGGGACGCCCACCCGATGGCGATGCTCTCCTCGGTGGTCAGCGCGCTGTCCACGTTCTACCAGGACAGCCACAACCCGTTCGACGAGCGGCAGCGGCACCTCTCGACCATCCGGCTGCTCGCCAAGCTCCCCACGATCGCGGCCTACGCCTTCAAGAAGGCGATCGGCCATCCCATGGTCTATCCGCGCAACGACCTGGGCTATGTGGAGAACTTCCTGCGGATGACCTTCTCGGTCCCCGCCGAGGAGTACGTGGCCGACCCGGTGGTCGCCAGTGCCCTGGACAAGCTGTTCATCCTGCACGCGGACCACGAGCAGAACTGTTCCGCGTCCACCGTGCGGATCGTCGGGTCCTCGCAGGCCAACCTCTTCGTGTCCATCTCGGCGGGCGTCAACGCCCTCTGGGGTCCCCTCCACGGCGGCGCCAACGCGGCCGTGCTGGACATGCTGGAGGGCATCCAGAAGGACGGCGGCGACGTCGACGCCTTCATCCGCAAGGTCAAGAACAAGGAGTCGGGCGTCCGGCTCATGGGCTTCGGGCACCGCGTCTACAAGAGCTTCGACCCGCGCGCGAAGATCATCAAGGCGGCGGCGCACGACGTCCTCTCCGCGCTCGGCAAGTCCGACGAACTGCTGGACATCGCCCTGGCCCTGGAGGAGCACGCGCTCAGCGACGACTACTTCGTCTCGCGCAACCTCTACCCGAACGTCGATTTCTACACCGGCCTGATCTACCGGGCCATGGGCTTCCCGACCAGCATGTTCACCGTGCTGTTCGCGCTGGGCCGGCTGCCCGGCTGGATCGCCCAGTGGCACGAGATGATCACCGACCCGAGCACCCGCATCGGCCGGCCGCGGCAGGTCTACACGGGCATCGTGGAGCGGGATTACAAGCCGGTCGAGCAGCGGTAG
- a CDS encoding heavy-metal-associated domain-containing protein: MSSTTTYKVSGMSCGHCEGAVTAEVKALPGVTDVTAVASTGLVTVTAEAPLDDETVRSAVDEAGYELVGRA; encoded by the coding sequence ATGAGCAGCACCACGACGTACAAGGTCTCCGGCATGAGCTGCGGCCACTGTGAGGGCGCCGTCACGGCCGAGGTGAAGGCCCTTCCCGGCGTCACCGACGTGACGGCCGTCGCGAGCACCGGCCTGGTCACCGTCACCGCCGAGGCCCCGCTGGACGACGAGACGGTCCGCTCCGCGGTCGACGAGGCCGGCTACGAGCTCGTCGGACGCGCCTGA
- a CDS encoding DedA family protein, producing the protein MDGALWMYVLLALTTAPPLVPNAALIASAGALAEAGELSLGLVLFVVAVSALAGDAAVYGIGRLASGRVVRWLSRAARRKAALTWTADRIGTHGVPFVVGIRFLPSGRLVGGLTAAIVRYHPGRYLLGAGLAEVIWASYSVALGYWGGSALGSTWSALLIGLAVSLLVAGVAQLMSRAGRTAPSPAGISPVAHPDGPAGG; encoded by the coding sequence ATGGACGGCGCACTGTGGATGTACGTCCTCCTGGCGCTGACGACAGCCCCGCCGCTGGTGCCCAACGCGGCGCTGATAGCGTCCGCCGGCGCGCTCGCCGAGGCGGGTGAACTCAGCCTGGGACTCGTGCTGTTCGTGGTCGCCGTCAGTGCGCTGGCCGGCGACGCGGCGGTGTACGGCATCGGGCGGCTGGCCAGCGGTCGGGTCGTGCGATGGCTCTCCCGCGCCGCCCGCCGCAAGGCGGCCCTCACCTGGACGGCGGACCGGATCGGCACCCACGGCGTGCCGTTCGTCGTCGGCATCCGGTTCCTGCCCAGCGGGCGGCTGGTCGGTGGCCTGACCGCCGCCATCGTCCGCTACCACCCCGGGCGTTACCTGCTGGGCGCCGGGCTGGCCGAGGTCATCTGGGCCTCCTACAGCGTCGCCCTCGGCTACTGGGGCGGCTCCGCGCTCGGCAGCACCTGGTCGGCGCTCCTCATCGGCCTCGCCGTCTCCCTCCTCGTCGCGGGCGTCGCCCAGTTGATGAGCAGAGCCGGCCGGACGGCGCCGTCCCCCGCCGGGATCAGTCCCGTCGCCCACCCCGATGGCCCGGCCGGCGGCTGA
- a CDS encoding MerR family transcriptional regulator codes for MTDRGLWSYKEIAAHIRVRPDTVRSYRKHGLLPPPDVVENGRPFWYPDTIKQWVSRRPGHRGGRRD; via the coding sequence TTGACGGATCGCGGACTCTGGTCGTACAAGGAGATCGCCGCGCATATCCGCGTGCGGCCGGACACCGTGCGCTCCTATCGGAAGCACGGTCTGCTGCCCCCGCCGGACGTGGTGGAGAACGGGCGCCCGTTCTGGTACCCGGACACCATCAAGCAGTGGGTCAGCCGCCGGCCGGGCCATCGGGGTGGGCGACGGGACTGA
- a CDS encoding CoA-acylating methylmalonate-semialdehyde dehydrogenase: protein MRTIGHFIGNKPVEGTSGRFAPVWDPATGARATRVALASATEVDQAVAVAKEAAAAWRSASLARRTALLFRYRELLVAHRDELARLITAEHGKVHSDALGEMARGLEIVELACSIPEKLKGELSTEVSTGVDVSSIRQPLGVVAGITPFNFPAMVPLWMFPVAVACGNTFVLKPSEKDPSAALRLAELAAEAGFPDGVLNVVNGDKEAVDRLLAHPDIAAVSFVGSTPVARAVQLGAIGHDKRVQALGGAKNHMLVLPDADLDLAADSAISAAYGSAGERCMAVSVVVAVGEETADALVARLASRAAAVRVGPGTDPDAEMGPLITREHRDTVASYVGGARDQGADVVVDGTGYTVPGHEEGFFLGVSLLDRVTPDMDAYRDEIFGPVLCVVRAGTYEEAVSLINDSRWGNGSAVFTRDGGAARRFQLEVETGMVGVNVPIPVPVGYHSFGGWKDSLFGDHHIYGNDGVRFYTRGKVITTRWPDPADTDAGIDLGFPRNQ from the coding sequence ATGAGGACCATCGGCCACTTCATCGGCAACAAGCCCGTCGAGGGCACCTCCGGCCGGTTCGCCCCGGTCTGGGACCCGGCGACCGGCGCGCGGGCTACGCGCGTCGCGCTGGCCTCCGCCACCGAGGTCGACCAGGCCGTCGCGGTGGCCAAGGAGGCCGCGGCGGCCTGGCGTTCGGCCTCCCTGGCCCGCCGCACCGCGCTGCTGTTCCGGTACCGGGAGCTGCTCGTCGCGCACCGGGACGAGCTGGCCCGGCTGATCACGGCGGAGCACGGCAAGGTGCACAGCGACGCGCTGGGCGAGATGGCGCGCGGCCTGGAGATCGTCGAACTGGCCTGTTCCATCCCGGAGAAGCTCAAGGGCGAGCTGTCCACCGAGGTCTCCACGGGCGTGGACGTGTCCTCGATCCGCCAGCCGCTGGGCGTGGTGGCCGGCATCACCCCGTTCAACTTCCCGGCCATGGTGCCGCTGTGGATGTTCCCGGTCGCCGTGGCCTGCGGGAACACGTTCGTGCTCAAGCCCAGCGAGAAGGACCCGTCCGCCGCGCTGCGGCTGGCCGAGCTGGCGGCCGAGGCGGGCTTCCCGGACGGCGTGCTGAACGTCGTCAACGGCGACAAGGAGGCCGTGGACCGCCTCCTCGCCCACCCCGACATCGCGGCGGTCAGCTTCGTCGGCTCCACGCCCGTCGCCCGCGCGGTCCAGCTCGGCGCGATCGGGCACGACAAGCGCGTCCAAGCCCTGGGCGGCGCCAAGAACCACATGCTGGTGCTGCCCGACGCGGACCTGGACCTGGCCGCGGACAGCGCGATCAGCGCCGCCTACGGCTCGGCCGGCGAGCGCTGCATGGCCGTCTCGGTGGTGGTCGCGGTGGGCGAGGAGACCGCCGACGCGCTGGTCGCCCGGCTGGCCTCGCGCGCGGCGGCCGTGCGCGTCGGCCCCGGCACCGACCCGGACGCGGAGATGGGCCCGCTGATCACCCGGGAGCACCGGGACACGGTCGCCTCCTACGTCGGCGGCGCGCGCGACCAGGGCGCGGACGTCGTGGTGGACGGCACCGGTTACACGGTGCCGGGCCATGAGGAGGGCTTCTTCCTCGGCGTCTCGCTGCTGGACCGGGTGACGCCGGACATGGACGCCTACCGCGACGAGATCTTCGGCCCGGTGCTGTGCGTGGTCCGCGCCGGGACGTACGAGGAGGCGGTGTCGCTGATCAACGACTCGCGCTGGGGCAACGGTTCGGCCGTCTTCACCCGCGACGGCGGCGCGGCACGGCGCTTCCAGCTGGAGGTGGAGACCGGGATGGTGGGCGTCAACGTGCCGATCCCGGTGCCGGTCGGCTACCACTCCTTCGGCGGCTGGAAGGACTCGCTCTTCGGCGACCACCACATCTACGGCAACGACGGGGTCCGCTTCTACACCCGGGGCAAGGTGATCACCACCCGCTGGCCCGACCCGGCCGACACGGACGCGGGCATCGATCTGGGCTTCCCCAGGAACCAGTAG
- the iolD gene encoding 3D-(3,5/4)-trihydroxycyclohexane-1,2-dione acylhydrolase (decyclizing) codes for MTAHPVRLTVAQALVRFLASQYTERDGERHRLIDACWGIFGHGNVAGIGQALIESGQGPGARLPFHQGRNEQAMVHAAVGFARQRNRLSAQAVTTSIGPGATNLVTGAALATINRLPVLLLPGDTFATRPADPVLQQLEHPLAGDVSVNDALRPVSRWFDRVHRPEALIPAALAAVRVLADPAATGAVTLALPQDVQAEAFDWPAAFFAERVWRVPRPAPDAEALADAARAVRAARRPLLIAGGGVHHSEAEDALRALADATGIPVASTQAGKGSLRHDHPCDVGGVGHTGTAVADDLARTADLVIGVGTRYTDFTTASGTLFAAPGVRFVSLTISPADAHKLGGLALVGDARAGLTALTAALAGHRVEAAYAAEYAAGKARWDRVVDAALTPRDPGARPTQTQVIGALDAVVGDDDIVINAAGSLPGDLHKLWRARSPRQYHLEYGYSCMGYEIPAAIGVRLAAPDRPVWALVGDGTYLMMPTELVTAVQEGVNIKLLLIQNHGYASIGGLSEETGAERFGTAYRFRAPDGSYTGDPLPVDLAANAASLGLTVFRAGTYGELREALAAARALERPCCVHVETDTAAAPTAPPAQAWWDVPVAATATRPAARAARAEYERRSAARRRHL; via the coding sequence ATGACCGCGCACCCCGTCCGACTGACCGTGGCGCAGGCCCTGGTGCGCTTCCTGGCGAGCCAGTACACCGAGCGGGACGGCGAACGGCACCGGCTGATCGACGCCTGCTGGGGCATCTTCGGCCACGGGAACGTCGCCGGGATCGGGCAGGCGCTGATCGAGAGCGGCCAGGGCCCGGGCGCCCGGCTCCCCTTCCACCAGGGCCGCAACGAACAGGCCATGGTGCACGCCGCCGTCGGCTTCGCCCGCCAGCGCAACCGCCTGTCCGCCCAGGCCGTCACCACCTCCATCGGCCCCGGCGCGACCAACCTCGTGACCGGCGCCGCCCTCGCCACCATCAACCGGCTGCCCGTTCTCCTGCTGCCCGGCGACACGTTCGCCACCCGCCCCGCCGACCCGGTGCTCCAGCAGCTCGAACACCCCCTGGCCGGGGACGTCTCCGTCAACGACGCGCTGCGCCCGGTCAGTCGGTGGTTCGACCGCGTGCACCGCCCGGAGGCGCTGATCCCCGCCGCGCTCGCCGCCGTCCGCGTGCTGGCCGACCCGGCGGCAACCGGCGCGGTGACCCTGGCCCTGCCGCAGGACGTGCAGGCCGAGGCGTTCGACTGGCCGGCCGCGTTCTTCGCCGAGCGCGTCTGGCGCGTGCCCCGGCCGGCCCCGGACGCCGAGGCGCTCGCCGACGCGGCGCGGGCGGTCCGGGCCGCCCGCCGGCCGCTGCTGATCGCGGGCGGCGGGGTGCACCACAGCGAGGCGGAGGACGCGCTGCGCGCGCTGGCCGACGCCACCGGCATCCCGGTGGCCTCCACCCAGGCCGGGAAGGGCTCGCTGCGTCACGACCACCCCTGCGACGTGGGCGGCGTCGGCCACACCGGCACGGCGGTGGCCGATGACCTGGCCCGCACCGCCGACCTGGTGATCGGCGTCGGCACCCGGTACACGGACTTCACGACCGCCTCCGGCACGCTCTTCGCCGCGCCCGGCGTCCGGTTCGTCAGCCTCACCATCTCCCCCGCCGACGCGCACAAGCTCGGCGGCCTGGCCCTGGTCGGCGACGCCCGCGCCGGGCTGACCGCGCTGACGGCGGCCCTGGCCGGCCACCGGGTCGAGGCCGCGTACGCCGCCGAGTACGCGGCGGGCAAGGCTCGTTGGGACCGCGTGGTGGACGCGGCCCTCACCCCGCGCGACCCGGGCGCCCGCCCGACCCAGACCCAGGTGATCGGCGCGCTGGACGCGGTTGTCGGGGACGACGACATCGTGATCAACGCGGCCGGCTCCCTCCCCGGCGACCTGCACAAGCTGTGGCGGGCCCGCTCCCCGCGCCAGTACCACCTGGAGTACGGGTACTCATGCATGGGCTACGAGATCCCGGCCGCCATCGGTGTGCGCCTGGCCGCCCCCGACCGCCCGGTGTGGGCGCTGGTCGGGGACGGCACCTATCTGATGATGCCGACCGAGCTGGTCACGGCCGTCCAGGAGGGCGTGAACATCAAGCTGTTGCTGATCCAGAACCACGGCTACGCCTCCATCGGCGGCCTGTCCGAGGAGACCGGAGCCGAACGCTTCGGCACCGCCTACCGGTTCCGCGCGCCCGACGGCTCCTACACCGGCGACCCGCTGCCGGTCGACCTGGCCGCCAACGCCGCCTCGCTGGGCCTGACGGTCTTCCGCGCCGGGACGTACGGTGAGCTGCGGGAGGCGCTGGCGGCGGCCCGCGCCCTCGAACGGCCGTGCTGTGTCCACGTCGAGACGGACACCGCCGCCGCACCCACCGCGCCACCCGCGCAGGCGTGGTGGGATGTGCCGGTGGCGGCGACCGCCACCCGCCCGGCGGCGCGCGCGGCCCGCGCGGAGTACGAACGGCGCTCGGCCGCCCGGCGCCGGCACCTGTGA
- the iolB gene encoding 5-deoxy-glucuronate isomerase, with the protein MTRSPNGPSPHSRYHLPAGSAAADPYALDISPERAGWGFTSLRVLPLASGAHHTFHTGDSEWIVLPLAGSCVVTVADGGDPFALRGRPDVFAGVSDFAYVPRDAEVTVASTGGGRFALAGARCAHRLPARHGPAEAVPVELRGAGACTRQVNNFAAADVFEADRLIAVEVLTPGGNWSSYPPHKHDEARPGEESELEEIYYYEIASAPDERAADGVGYQRVTPSGRGIGTDLLAEVRSGDAVLIPDGWHGPAMAAPGHDMYYLNVMAGPGTRREWLISDHPDHTWIRDTWAGQPPDPRLPLTGPPPNETPEARR; encoded by the coding sequence ATGACCAGAAGCCCCAACGGACCGAGCCCCCACTCCCGTTACCACCTCCCGGCGGGCTCGGCCGCCGCCGACCCGTATGCCCTCGACATCTCGCCGGAGCGCGCCGGCTGGGGATTCACCTCGCTGCGCGTGCTGCCGCTCGCCTCCGGCGCGCACCACACGTTCCACACCGGCGACAGCGAGTGGATCGTGCTGCCGCTGGCCGGAAGCTGCGTGGTGACCGTCGCCGACGGGGGAGACCCGTTCGCACTGCGCGGGCGGCCCGATGTCTTCGCCGGGGTCAGCGACTTCGCGTACGTGCCGCGCGACGCCGAGGTGACCGTCGCCTCCACCGGCGGCGGGCGGTTCGCGCTGGCCGGCGCCCGCTGCGCCCACCGGCTGCCCGCCCGCCACGGCCCGGCGGAGGCCGTGCCGGTCGAGCTGCGCGGCGCCGGCGCCTGCACCCGCCAGGTCAACAACTTCGCGGCGGCGGACGTCTTCGAGGCGGACCGGCTGATCGCGGTCGAGGTGCTGACCCCTGGCGGGAACTGGTCGTCCTATCCCCCGCACAAGCACGACGAGGCCCGCCCGGGCGAGGAGTCGGAGCTGGAGGAGATCTACTACTACGAGATCGCGTCGGCCCCGGACGAACGCGCGGCCGACGGCGTCGGGTATCAGCGCGTGACCCCCTCCGGCCGGGGTATCGGCACCGACCTGCTGGCAGAAGTCCGCAGCGGCGACGCCGTGTTGATCCCGGACGGCTGGCACGGCCCGGCCATGGCCGCGCCCGGTCACGACATGTACTACCTCAACGTCATGGCCGGCCCCGGCACCCGGCGCGAATGGCTCATCAGTGACCACCCCGACCACACCTGGATCAGGGACACCTGGGCCGGGCAACCACCCGACCCCCGGCTGCCGCTCACCGGGCCGCCCCCCAACGAGACGCCGGAGGCCCGCCGATGA
- a CDS encoding Cgl0159 family (beta/alpha)8-fold protein, whose protein sequence is MTISVSEIATVRARHPEAIAEAAARRHRRPFLGERGRLMIVAADHPARGALRVGDRKLAMASRVDLLERLTLALSRPGVDGVLATADVLDDLLLLGALDRKLAIGSMNRGGLAGAAFELDDRFTGHRAESLERLGFDGGKLLLRIDYADPGSLATLHATARAIDEMAERRLPVFVEPFICRRVDGKVSTDLSAEAVATSLAIASGLGGTSAYTWLKVPVTADAAEMGRVMETSTLPAVLLGGDVGRDQEGTYERWRKALRLPTVHGLIAGRSLLYPADGDVARAVDTAAGLL, encoded by the coding sequence TTGACCATCAGCGTCTCCGAGATCGCCACGGTGCGCGCCCGACATCCCGAGGCCATCGCCGAGGCCGCCGCCCGCCGGCACCGGCGCCCGTTCCTCGGCGAGCGCGGTCGGCTGATGATCGTCGCCGCCGACCACCCGGCGCGCGGCGCGCTGCGCGTCGGGGACCGGAAGCTGGCCATGGCCAGCCGCGTCGACCTGCTGGAACGGCTGACGCTCGCCCTCTCCCGGCCGGGCGTCGACGGGGTCCTCGCCACCGCCGACGTCCTGGACGACCTGCTGCTGCTCGGCGCCCTCGACCGCAAGCTCGCCATCGGCTCGATGAACCGCGGCGGACTGGCCGGCGCCGCCTTCGAGCTCGACGACCGCTTCACCGGTCACCGCGCCGAGTCGCTGGAGCGGCTGGGCTTCGACGGCGGGAAGCTGCTGCTGCGCATCGACTACGCCGACCCCGGCTCGCTCGCCACCCTGCACGCGACCGCCCGCGCCATCGACGAGATGGCCGAACGCCGCCTGCCCGTCTTCGTGGAGCCCTTCATCTGCCGCCGGGTGGACGGCAAGGTGAGCACCGACCTGAGCGCCGAGGCGGTCGCCACGTCCCTCGCCATCGCCTCCGGCCTCGGCGGCACCTCGGCCTACACCTGGCTGAAGGTGCCGGTCACCGCGGACGCCGCGGAGATGGGACGGGTCATGGAGACCTCCACACTGCCCGCCGTGCTGCTCGGCGGCGACGTCGGCCGCGACCAGGAGGGCACGTACGAGCGGTGGCGCAAGGCGCTGCGCCTGCCCACCGTGCACGGCCTGATCGCCGGCCGCTCGCTGCTCTACCCGGCGGACGGCGACGTGGCACGCGCCGTGGACACGGCCGCCGGACTGCTGTGA